The window AGCACGCCGACGACGAGGTAGAGCGCGCCGCCACCGAAATCGCCGACCAAATTGAGCGGCGGCACCGGCGCTTCCTTGGTGCCGATCGCGGCAAGCGCGCCGGTGATGGAGATGTAGTTGATGTCGTGGCCGGCGGCACTGGCGAGCGGGCCTTGCTGGCCCCAGCCGGTCATGCGGCCGTAGACCAGCTTTGGATTGCGCGCGAGCACCACGTCAGGGCCGAGGCCGAGCCGCTCCATCACGCCGGGACGAAAACCCTCGACCAGCGCGTCGGCATTCGCAAGCAGATCGAGCACCTCCGCGATCGCCGTCTTGTCCTTGAGATCGAGCTCGACCACCTTGCGGCCGCGGCCTGCGACCGACTTCATGCTCTTCCTGGCGCCGACACGATCGAGCGTGACGACATCAGCGCCCATGTCGGCCAGCAACATGCAGGCGAACGGGCCGGGTCCAATGCCGGCGAATTCGACGATGCGGAAGCCTGCAAGCGGGCCGGAGGCGCGAACGGAGGAGTTTTGGGCTGATTGATCGAGCACGTGTTTGTTTCCTCGGATCCAAGGCGCATATTGCCGATGGTCGGCAAGCACCAAGGCGTTCCTCTGCGGGGCGAGTTAATTGACCGATTAACTTTTCTCGCCTTCACGCCAGCGAGGCAAGCGCATTTCATCGGCACGGCCAAAGAAAAACGGCGCGCACCGAAGTGCGCGCCGCGGAAGATTTGTGTTGAGGCGCTAAAGGCGCGATGATCAGCGTGCGGCAGCCACCGCGCGCTGCGCCATCACCTTGATCAGGTTGGCGCGGTACTCCGCCGTGCCGTGGATGTCGGCCAGCAGATTTTTCGCCGAAATGCTCACGCCGTCGATCGCCGACGGTGACCAATTCGCCTTCAGCGCCGCTTCGATTGCCGCGACCCGCATCACGCCGCTTTGCGAGGCGCCGGTGGCGGCCACCCGAACCTCGCCCGATTTCGTCTGCGCGACGAACACGCCGGTCAGCGCGAAGCGAGACGCAGGGTGGCGCATCTTTTCGTAGCCTGCTTTCGCCGGAACCGGGAACGACACGGCGGTGATGAGCTCGCCGTCTTCCAGCGCCGTCGTGAACATGCCCTGGAAGAAATCATCCGCCGTGATCGACCGCTTGTTGGTCTTCACGGTGGCGCCGAGCGCGAGCAGCGCGGCGGGAAAATCCGCGGCGGGATCGTTGTTGGCGATCGAGCCGCCGATCGTGCCGCGATACCGCACGGCGGGATCGCCGAGCACCGAGGTGAGATAGGCGATTGCGGGAATCGCTTTCTTCACATCGGCATTCTGCATGATGTCGAAATAGGTCGTGCCGGCCTTGATGGTCAGCACGTCGCCCGAAAGCTCGACGCCCTGCAGCTCCTTGATCTTGCCGAGGTCGATGACGTCGGACGGACTGGCGAGCCGCTGCTTCATGACCGGCAGCAGCGTCTGGCCGCCGGCGAGGAACTTTGCTTCGCTG of the Bradyrhizobium sp. WSM1417 genome contains:
- a CDS encoding xanthine dehydrogenase family protein subunit M encodes the protein MYQTVYHRASSVDEAVALFSKSSEAKFLAGGQTLLPVMKQRLASPSDVIDLGKIKELQGVELSGDVLTIKAGTTYFDIMQNADVKKAIPAIAYLTSVLGDPAVRYRGTIGGSIANNDPAADFPAALLALGATVKTNKRSITADDFFQGMFTTALEDGELITAVSFPVPAKAGYEKMRHPASRFALTGVFVAQTKSGEVRVAATGASQSGVMRVAAIEAALKANWSPSAIDGVSISAKNLLADIHGTAEYRANLIKVMAQRAVAAAR